The nucleotide window AACTTAGAAGTAGAAAATACAAAGAATTATAAATGGAATGATAATTCTACGTATATACAAGCATCTATGTTTTATACTGAAAATAAAGAAGAAAAGTTAGATATTCATGGAGCAAGATTGTTAGCTTTATTTGATGATAACATAACTACTGAACAAATTTCACCTATGGGGCAAATACCTTTATACTCTACAGCTTCTAAGTATTTAGAAGAAAAAGGAATAAAATCCTTTGAGTACAATACCTTTGGTAGTAGAAAAGCTAATGCCAAGCTAATGATAAGAGGAATATTTGAACATCCTAAATTAAAAAATAGAATGGTATCAAAAGAGTCTGCTTATACTTTTGATTATGAAAATAATGAAATAGTATCTATTTATGAAAAATCACAAAAATTTAAAGATTTAAAAAAGCCTTTAGTTGTAGTTGCAGGTCATAATTTTGGTATGGGAAAACAAAAAGAGTGGGCAAGTAAGGGAATGAACTTACTTGGTGTAAAAGTAATTATTGCAAAATCATTTGATGAAAAATATAGAAAAGACTTAATTGCTTATGGAATATTACCTTTAGAGTTTATTGATGATGATATTGATTCATTAAAATTAAAAGGAGATGAAAATCTATCTTTTATTAGTGATAAACTTATAATTGAGGGCAAAATAAAAGCTTATATAAATAGAGGATATGATGAGGTTCAAATAGATTTAAAAGTAAGAATTGATACAAAAATAGAATTAGAATATTATAAAAATGGAGGAATATTTCCATTTTTATTTAATAGTTTTAAATAGTTTTATAAACCATTGAGATAAAAATTACAAGATATAAAAGCAAAATATATTTTTTATATGATGTTGATTTTATACTATTTTTTAATTTTATTCCAAAATATACTCCAATAAGTGAAGCTATACCTACAGTTGCACCTTCTTTAAAAAGCATTTGATTATGTATTGTTAAAGAAGTAAATCCTGCAATAGATGAAAAGATAACAAAAAATAGTCCTAATGATGTAGCTTTTTTTAAATCATAATTTAAAAATCTAACAAGTATGGGAGTTAAAAGAATTGAACCACCAACACCAATACTCATTGCAGTAACTCCTATTAATGCACCTATAATAAATAAAAAGAATTTACTACTACTCTTTTTTTCATCTTCATGTATTTCTGCTGGAGATTTAAATATTGAGATTATAGAATAAAATAAGATAACTATAAAAACATATTGTAATGTTTCATTTGAAAAG belongs to Arcobacter sp. CECT 8983 and includes:
- a CDS encoding sulfite exporter TauE/SafE family protein, giving the protein MYELLAFGALTGFISGFFGVGGGMVLVPMLLFAGFIMKEAVSISIMQMIFSSIYGSFLNSKKAKNVLKDGLIIGIGGFFGGLQSGFIITNFSNETLQYVFIVILFYSIISIFKSPAEIHEDEKKSSSKFFLFIIGALIGVTAMSIGVGGSILLTPILVRFLNYDLKKATSLGLFFVIFSSIAGFTSLTIHNQMLFKEGATVGIASLIGVYFGIKLKNSIKSTSYKKYILLLYLVIFISMVYKTI